A genomic window from Gossypium hirsutum isolate 1008001.06 chromosome D12, Gossypium_hirsutum_v2.1, whole genome shotgun sequence includes:
- the LOC107943696 gene encoding uncharacterized protein yields the protein MRVTIVAWGREFAMEIGFQESVLAIKGKLEQFLGIPVGSQTLSVSGWELVDGLDMEDYPIITHGTKIDLITKPLSHPFNNHCSKMQIIVKFSAKQIAIEVDRSETVSSLKEKIHIVDGTPIKRMSLFFSGIELADDFRNLSEYGISEYSEIIVFLKTMSRLREDPPTRKLNIVVQMSSSLLNAAAITFEMKDCSTVNDLRELLLSRKILPQDDYLFIHKQRIMRENCSLKWHGVENGDCLYVFRGTVSRSGC from the coding sequence ATGAGAGTAACCATTGTTGCCTGGGGACGAGAATTCGCCATGGAAATCGGTTTCCAGGAATCTGTGTTAGCGATCAAAGGGAAGTTAGAACAGTTTCTGGGAATTCCAGTAGGATCGCAAACACTTTCTGTATCCGGTTGGGAGCTTGTTGACGGATTAGACATGGAGGATTACCCGATCATCACTCACGGTACCAAAATCGACCTTATCACGAAACCGCTTTCGCATCCCTTTAATAACCATTGCAGTAAAATGCAAATCATTGTAAAATTTTCGGCTAAACAGATTGCCATTGAAGTTGATAGAAGCGAAACAGTTAGCAGCTTAAAAGAAAAAATCCACATTGTGGATGGCACACCGATTAAAAGAATGTCACTGTTTTTCTCCGGAATAGAATTGGCAGATGATTTCCGAAACCTGAGTGAATATGGGATTTCTGAATACTCAGAAATCATTGTTTTCTTGAAAACTATGAGCCGTTTAAGGGAAGACCCTCCAACAAGGAAGCTAAATATAGTGGTCCAAATGTCTTCGAGCCTGCTAAATGCGGCTGCCATTACATTCGAAATGAAGGATTGTAGCACTGTTAATGATTTGAGGGAGTTATTGCTGAGCAGAAAAATTCTTCCCCAAGATGATTATTTGTTCATACATAAGCAAAGGATCATGCGTGAAAATTGTAGCTTAAAGTGGCATGGTGTTGAAAATGGGGATTGCCTCTATGTATTTAGAGGCACTGTTAGTCGTAGTGGATGTTGA
- the LOC107946328 gene encoding MYB-like transcription factor ETC1: MADMDGSSVDSKEESTGDSKLDFSEDEETLIIRMFNLVGERWSLIAGRIPGRTAEEIQKYWASRFSYNNPMPNPS, encoded by the exons ATGGCTGACATGGATGGTTCTTCTGTTGATTCTAAAG AGGAATCCACTGGAGATTCCAAGCTTGACTTCTCAGAAGATGAGGAAACCCTTATTATTAGAATGTTCAATTTGGTTGGAGAAAG GTGGTCTTTGATAGCAGGGAGAATCCCTGGAAGAACAGCTGAGGAGATTCAGAAGTATTGGGCTTCAAGATTCTCTTACAATAATCCAATGCCCAATCCAAGTTAG